Proteins from a genomic interval of Rhizobium rhododendri:
- a CDS encoding efflux RND transporter permease subunit, which yields MNISAWSIRNPVPPILLFALLTVCGLLAFSKLQVQNFPDMDLPTIKIAASLEGAAPTQLETEVARKIEDKLATLSLLDHITTTITDGSVAISVSFKLEKNSESALNEVRNAVDSAKSDLPSEMDSPTVSKVTVQSSVLVAYAVRSKQLNETELSWFVDNDMTKALLSVGGVGEVDRLGGVDREVHIDLDANTMTSLGVTASDVSARVKSVQSDKSGGRGDIGSSRQTIRTLGAVPSVEDIATLAIPLSTGQSVRLDELGKVTDSFAERSSLAYLNGDRVIAVQIKRSNGFSDTAVVEDIQKEMKAFASQHPEVEIVDAYTTVNPVIENYDGSMEMLYEGAILAVIVVWLFLRDFRATCLSAIALPLSIIPTFLVMHFFDYSLNTVTLLALSLVVGILVDDAIVEVENISRHLQAGKTPMNAAIEAADEIGLAVIATTFTLVAVFLPTAFMSGIPGLIFRQFGIVASVAVLSSLLVARFLTPMMAAYLLKPGQAEAADGRIMGAYIALVKTCLNHRKMTMLVTGIFLVLSLSSIPFLQTGFFPASDDAQTQVTLTLQPGSTLDQTDAVSRRASDIVSKLTDVTQVFSVVGSSSSSSGIDSTTTADVTKATLVVNLTDIKKRSRKQAAIESDIRNALSSLAGVRVEVGTGGNGTKLELTLASDDPTSLEQAGSALEEQLRTLKGIGAVTSSAALQAPEIQIRPDFAKAAALGITSETIAEAVRVSTNGDYSSALAKLNLPQRQIPIRVRFNANSREDIDAISQLQVAGANGKVALGSIAAISIGGSPSELDRIDRARNITLSIELNGRILGDVNKEAQALSALRQLPQGVHQVEQGELQRSSELFTSFGTSMGIGIFCIYAVLVLLFHDFFQPVTILMALPLALGGALAPLLITGTSFSMPAIIGLILLMGVVSKNSILLVEYAIMSRRNGMARFEALVDACHKRARPIIMTTIAMGAGMMPAAMSLSGGDSSFRQPMAIVVLGGLITSTFLSLLIIPTVYTFVDDLVGLLKRLFASKAEQSAEGLQTTTATATK from the coding sequence ATGAATATTTCCGCATGGTCCATCCGCAACCCTGTCCCGCCAATCCTGCTTTTCGCATTGTTGACCGTTTGTGGGCTGCTGGCGTTCTCCAAGCTGCAGGTCCAGAATTTTCCGGACATGGATCTTCCCACCATCAAGATTGCCGCATCGCTGGAAGGCGCGGCGCCGACCCAGCTCGAGACGGAGGTGGCACGGAAGATCGAAGACAAGCTCGCGACCCTGAGCCTTCTCGATCACATAACGACGACGATCACCGACGGGTCTGTCGCCATCAGCGTCTCGTTCAAGCTCGAAAAAAACAGCGAAAGCGCACTGAACGAAGTGCGCAACGCGGTCGACAGCGCCAAGAGCGATCTTCCGTCGGAAATGGATTCGCCAACGGTCTCGAAGGTTACGGTCCAATCATCCGTCCTCGTCGCCTACGCCGTGCGCTCGAAGCAACTGAACGAGACCGAGCTCTCCTGGTTCGTCGACAACGACATGACCAAGGCGCTCCTGTCGGTCGGCGGGGTAGGGGAGGTCGATCGGCTGGGCGGGGTTGATCGCGAGGTCCATATCGACCTCGATGCCAACACCATGACCTCGCTCGGGGTGACCGCATCAGATGTGTCTGCACGGGTTAAATCTGTGCAGTCGGACAAGTCCGGCGGTCGCGGCGACATCGGCTCTTCGCGTCAGACCATTCGCACGCTCGGTGCCGTTCCGTCCGTCGAGGATATAGCGACGTTGGCGATCCCCCTCTCGACGGGACAGAGTGTCCGGCTCGACGAGCTTGGGAAAGTGACGGACAGCTTTGCGGAGCGCTCGTCCCTTGCCTATCTGAATGGAGACCGGGTGATTGCCGTTCAGATCAAGCGATCCAATGGGTTTTCGGACACGGCCGTTGTCGAAGATATTCAAAAGGAGATGAAGGCGTTCGCGTCGCAGCATCCCGAAGTGGAGATCGTCGATGCGTATACGACAGTCAATCCCGTCATCGAAAATTATGACGGCTCGATGGAGATGCTTTACGAAGGCGCCATTCTCGCTGTCATTGTGGTATGGCTATTCCTGCGGGACTTCCGCGCAACATGCCTGTCCGCAATAGCCCTGCCGCTTTCCATCATCCCCACCTTCTTGGTGATGCATTTCTTCGACTACAGCCTCAATACCGTTACACTCTTAGCATTGTCACTGGTGGTCGGCATTCTGGTCGATGACGCTATCGTCGAGGTGGAGAACATTTCCCGCCATCTCCAGGCGGGCAAGACGCCGATGAACGCGGCGATCGAAGCTGCCGACGAAATCGGTCTGGCGGTCATCGCAACCACATTTACCCTTGTTGCGGTTTTTCTACCAACGGCCTTCATGAGCGGCATTCCCGGTCTGATTTTCCGGCAATTCGGGATCGTTGCCTCCGTCGCCGTGCTATCCTCACTTCTGGTGGCCCGCTTTCTGACGCCGATGATGGCCGCTTATCTGTTGAAGCCGGGTCAGGCTGAAGCGGCAGACGGCCGGATCATGGGGGCCTATATTGCGCTGGTCAAAACCTGCCTCAACCATCGCAAGATGACGATGCTTGTGACCGGCATCTTCCTTGTCCTGTCCTTGTCGAGCATCCCGTTCCTGCAAACCGGCTTTTTCCCCGCCTCGGACGACGCCCAAACGCAGGTCACCCTGACGCTTCAACCCGGCAGCACACTGGACCAGACGGATGCCGTATCGAGACGTGCGAGCGACATCGTCTCCAAACTCACCGATGTCACGCAGGTCTTCAGCGTCGTCGGCAGTTCCTCAAGCAGCAGCGGGATAGATTCCACGACAACGGCGGATGTGACGAAGGCGACCCTCGTCGTGAACCTGACCGACATCAAGAAGCGCAGCAGAAAGCAGGCTGCGATCGAGAGCGACATCCGTAACGCGCTCTCCTCTCTTGCCGGCGTGCGCGTCGAGGTCGGGACCGGCGGTAATGGCACCAAGCTCGAGTTGACGCTGGCCAGTGATGATCCCACCAGCCTGGAGCAGGCGGGAAGTGCGCTCGAGGAACAGCTCCGGACACTCAAGGGCATCGGTGCGGTCACATCGAGTGCAGCGCTGCAAGCCCCAGAAATCCAGATAAGGCCTGATTTCGCAAAGGCTGCGGCGCTGGGGATTACATCGGAAACGATCGCCGAGGCGGTCCGGGTGTCCACCAATGGCGATTACTCCAGCGCACTGGCCAAACTCAATCTGCCGCAACGCCAAATTCCAATCCGCGTGCGTTTCAATGCCAACTCCCGCGAGGATATCGATGCCATATCGCAGCTGCAGGTGGCCGGCGCGAACGGCAAGGTCGCGCTCGGAAGCATCGCCGCGATTTCGATCGGCGGCAGTCCATCCGAACTCGATCGGATCGATCGGGCCCGAAACATCACGCTGTCCATCGAGTTGAACGGGCGCATCCTGGGGGACGTGAACAAGGAGGCCCAGGCGCTCTCCGCACTTCGCCAGCTTCCGCAGGGTGTTCACCAGGTGGAGCAGGGGGAGTTGCAGCGCAGTTCCGAGCTTTTCACCAGCTTCGGGACCTCAATGGGCATCGGGATCTTTTGCATCTATGCGGTCCTTGTTTTGCTCTTTCATGACTTTTTCCAGCCCGTCACCATCCTGATGGCGCTTCCGCTCGCACTCGGCGGTGCATTGGCACCGCTCCTCATCACGGGAACGAGCTTCTCCATGCCAGCCATTATCGGGCTGATCCTGCTGATGGGCGTGGTGTCCAAGAACTCGATTCTCCTCGTCGAGTACGCGATCATGTCCCGCCGAAACGGCATGGCGCGCTTCGAGGCACTGGTCGACGCCTGCCACAAGCGAGCCCGGCCCATCATCATGACAACCATCGCCATGGGAGCAGGCATGATGCCGGCCGCCATGAGCCTGAGTGGCGGCGATTCGAGCTTTCGCCAGCCGATGGCGATCGTGGTCCTAGGAGGCCTGATTACATCTACGTTCCTCAGCTTGCTCATCATCCCGACCGTCTACACCTTCGTGGACGACCTCGTCGGCCTGCTAAAACGACTGTTCGCAAGCAAGGCGGAGCAGTCGGCAGAGGGCCTGCAAACGACGACGGCAACGGCAACAAAATGA
- a CDS encoding acyl-CoA dehydrogenase family protein, with product MTTQIDLAWGAGPTERYEELASSFRPLFNDIAKGALDRELMRTLPQAEIDRLKQAGLGALRIPVAEGGMGASLPELANILIELSNADSNITQALRGHFGFVEDVVNKAPGGSRQRWVERIVRGEIAGNAWTEVGAAKQDAFSTRVSRKDGGLVVNGTKYYTTGSIFADWIDVGATGLEGEGVSLQVRRNDPGVNVVDDWDGFGQKLTASGTTVFTDAVVDPGDIVVDDDKFRYGAAFYQLVHLATLAGIGRSLANEVAQAVAARTRHYSNSAAPRSSQDPQVLQVVGRLRSNAYAASAIVLQVAAAVERAHKAHFAGDPEAEERANAIAELETSQAVTVTSNLVLEAATIAFDALGASATRISAGLDRHWRNARTLASHNPRIYKDRIVGDFAVNGTPPPYQWRIGLAPT from the coding sequence ATGACCACCCAGATAGATCTTGCATGGGGTGCAGGCCCAACCGAACGCTATGAGGAACTGGCTTCGAGCTTCCGCCCTCTGTTCAACGATATTGCCAAAGGCGCGCTCGACCGCGAGTTGATGCGTACCTTGCCACAGGCCGAGATCGACCGGTTGAAGCAAGCGGGACTGGGCGCACTGCGCATACCGGTCGCCGAAGGCGGAATGGGTGCGAGCTTGCCGGAACTGGCCAACATACTGATCGAGCTTTCCAACGCCGATTCAAACATTACCCAAGCGCTGCGCGGGCATTTCGGATTTGTCGAGGATGTCGTTAACAAGGCGCCCGGCGGGTCTCGCCAGCGCTGGGTCGAACGCATTGTCCGAGGCGAGATAGCTGGCAATGCGTGGACGGAGGTCGGGGCCGCCAAGCAGGATGCCTTCTCGACGCGGGTCTCGCGCAAGGACGGCGGGCTCGTCGTTAACGGCACCAAATACTACACCACCGGATCCATCTTCGCCGACTGGATCGACGTCGGCGCGACAGGGCTGGAGGGAGAGGGCGTCTCGCTACAGGTTCGGCGTAACGATCCCGGCGTCAACGTTGTCGACGACTGGGACGGTTTTGGCCAGAAGCTGACGGCGAGCGGCACGACCGTCTTTACGGACGCGGTTGTCGATCCCGGTGACATTGTCGTCGACGACGACAAGTTCCGCTACGGCGCCGCCTTCTACCAGCTAGTCCATCTTGCCACTCTCGCAGGTATCGGCCGTTCGCTCGCTAACGAGGTGGCGCAGGCTGTAGCGGCGCGCACTCGCCATTATTCGAACAGCGCCGCGCCGCGCTCAAGCCAGGACCCACAGGTCCTGCAGGTAGTCGGTCGCTTGCGGTCCAACGCTTATGCCGCAAGTGCGATTGTGCTGCAGGTTGCCGCCGCCGTGGAGCGGGCCCATAAGGCCCATTTTGCCGGCGATCCAGAGGCCGAGGAGAGGGCCAATGCCATCGCCGAGCTGGAAACCTCGCAGGCCGTCACCGTCACAAGCAATCTCGTTCTCGAAGCCGCAACGATTGCCTTCGACGCGCTTGGGGCGTCCGCCACCCGGATTTCAGCCGGCCTCGACCGCCATTGGCGCAATGCCCGGACGCTGGCATCACATAATCCACGCATTTACAAAGATAGAATCGTTGGCGATTTCGCCGTGAACGGCACGCCGCCGCCTTATCAGTGGCGGATCGGATTGGCCCCGACCTGA
- a CDS encoding ABC transporter ATP-binding protein produces MATQAEGFLEVKEIEAVYGQAVLAVRDVSLSVGEGKIVALLGANGAGKTTTLKAISNLLGSERGKVSRGSISWRGQSVSTSSASRLVGKGLVQVLEGRHCFPQLTVEENILAGGFVRKPSRRALLDDLEQIYAWFPRLRDKRRTKAGLTSGGEQQMVAIGRALMTKPSLVLLDEPSMGLAPIIVQEIFEIIRALNRQSGVSFLLAEQNANLALKYADYGYILENGRIAVSGTAADLRAREDVQDFYLGGAAAVTIN; encoded by the coding sequence ATGGCCACACAGGCGGAAGGGTTTCTCGAAGTCAAGGAGATAGAGGCCGTCTACGGGCAGGCCGTTCTCGCCGTGCGGGATGTGTCGCTTTCGGTCGGGGAAGGCAAGATAGTTGCCCTCCTCGGCGCGAACGGCGCCGGTAAGACGACAACCCTGAAGGCAATCTCCAATCTCTTGGGCTCCGAGCGCGGTAAGGTAAGTCGTGGCAGCATCAGTTGGCGCGGCCAATCCGTTAGTACGTCGTCAGCTTCAAGGCTGGTGGGCAAAGGACTCGTTCAGGTTCTGGAGGGTCGCCATTGCTTCCCGCAACTGACAGTCGAAGAGAACATTCTCGCTGGCGGATTCGTCCGAAAACCGTCGCGCCGGGCGTTACTCGACGATCTCGAGCAGATCTATGCTTGGTTCCCGCGTCTTCGCGACAAGCGTCGAACAAAAGCTGGCCTGACCTCGGGCGGCGAGCAGCAGATGGTGGCAATCGGTCGAGCATTGATGACAAAGCCCAGCCTCGTACTGCTGGACGAGCCGTCAATGGGCCTGGCACCGATTATCGTCCAGGAGATATTCGAGATCATCCGGGCGCTGAACAGACAGTCTGGCGTCAGCTTCCTGCTGGCTGAGCAGAATGCCAATCTCGCGCTCAAATACGCCGACTACGGCTACATCTTGGAAAATGGGCGCATCGCCGTTTCGGGGACTGCAGCTGACTTGCGCGCTCGCGAGGATGTTCAGGATTTTTATCTTGGCGGCGCGGCAGCAGTCACAATTAACTGA